In 'Nostoc azollae' 0708, the following are encoded in one genomic region:
- the grpE gene encoding nucleotide exchange factor GrpE has protein sequence MKSDSPAEINSQESGNEVTEQMTAHNVPQEPELTEENSVAAAETTQADTAALADLTQQLELVKTQLEDRNSQYMRIAADFENYRKRTSKEKEDMETHMKRNTIMELLPVVDNFERARAHLKPQTEGEMTIHKSYQGVYKQLVDCLKRLGVSPMRPEGQEFDPNLHEAVMREPTNEHQEGTVLEELVRGYFLGDRVLRHAMVKVAAPKEDTPTPEEDELTQENT, from the coding sequence ATGAAGAGCGACTCCCCAGCCGAAATCAACTCTCAAGAATCAGGCAACGAGGTGACTGAGCAAATGACAGCCCATAATGTACCGCAAGAACCTGAACTCACAGAAGAAAATAGTGTCGCTGCAGCAGAGACAACACAAGCAGATACAGCAGCTTTAGCAGATTTAACTCAACAACTGGAGTTGGTGAAAACCCAACTAGAAGATCGTAATTCTCAATATATGCGGATTGCCGCAGATTTTGAGAATTACCGCAAACGGACCTCCAAAGAAAAAGAAGACATGGAGACGCACATGAAGCGAAATACGATTATGGAGTTGCTGCCTGTTGTTGATAATTTTGAAAGAGCACGGGCGCATCTCAAACCCCAAACAGAGGGCGAAATGACAATTCACAAAAGTTATCAAGGGGTTTATAAACAATTAGTAGATTGCCTGAAACGTTTAGGGGTGTCACCAATGCGTCCAGAAGGACAAGAATTTGATCCTAACCTGCATGAAGCAGTAATGCGAGAACCTACAAACGAACATCAGGAAGGAACAGTATTAGAAGAGTTAGTGCGCGGCTATTTCTTAGGCGATCGCGTACTGCGTCATGCCATGGTAAAAGTAGCAGCTCCCAAGGAAGATACACCCACACCAGAAGAAGATGAGTTGACTCAAGAAAATACTTAA
- the bioU gene encoding (S)-8-amino-7-oxononanoate synthase BioU, whose amino-acid sequence MNTQPIRVGVLGFGGLGQAAAKLLSSKREMILVAAADQKGYAYSTEGLNSDACITTYQNQGTVGYLEPVGTLSNNSIQDLIQAIGDAVDGYFLALPNLPNDFIPNVAKEFIKAGWRGVLVDAIKRTTAVEQLLAMKDELQAAGITCMTGCGATPGLLTAAAALAAQSYAEIHNVEITFGVGIAKWEAYRATVREDIGHMPDYTVEAARAMTDAEVEALLDKTNGVLTLENMEHADDVMLEIAGICSRDRVTVGGVVDTRNPKKPLSTNVKITGCTFEGKISTHTFILGDETSMAANVCGPAFGYLKAGQELHQRGIYGLFTAVEIMPKFVK is encoded by the coding sequence ATGAACACACAACCTATTCGCGTCGGAGTCTTGGGTTTTGGCGGACTTGGACAAGCAGCAGCCAAACTCCTTTCGAGTAAACGAGAAATGATCCTAGTTGCAGCCGCAGACCAAAAAGGCTACGCATACTCCACAGAAGGCTTAAACAGCGATGCTTGCATCACCACCTATCAAAATCAAGGTACAGTTGGTTATTTAGAACCAGTCGGGACATTAAGCAATAACAGTATTCAAGATTTAATTCAAGCCATCGGTGACGCTGTAGATGGTTATTTCCTAGCTTTACCCAACCTCCCCAACGACTTTATCCCCAATGTCGCCAAAGAATTCATCAAAGCTGGTTGGCGCGGTGTGCTGGTGGATGCGATAAAACGCACCACTGCAGTAGAACAACTTCTAGCCATGAAAGATGAACTGCAAGCAGCGGGAATTACTTGTATGACAGGCTGTGGTGCAACACCAGGACTGTTAACCGCCGCCGCCGCATTAGCCGCCCAAAGTTACGCCGAAATTCACAATGTGGAAATTACTTTTGGTGTCGGTATTGCTAAGTGGGAAGCTTACCGCGCCACCGTTCGGGAAGATATTGGACATATGCCCGATTATACTGTAGAAGCTGCTAGGGCGATGACTGACGCAGAGGTGGAAGCATTACTAGATAAAACTAACGGCGTGCTGACTTTGGAAAATATGGAACATGCCGATGATGTGATGTTAGAAATAGCAGGAATTTGTTCACGGGATAGAGTGACTGTAGGTGGTGTAGTTGATACCCGCAACCCCAAAAAACCCCTCAGTACCAATGTGAAAATCACAGGATGCACCTTTGAAGGTAAAATTTCTACCCACACCTTTATATTAGGAGATGAAACCAGTATGGCTGCTAATGTGTGCGGTCCCGCTTTTGGTTATTTAAAAGCTGGTCAAGAATTACATCAACGGGGTATTTATGGTTTATTTACCGCTGTGGAAATCATGCCTAAATTCGTAAAATAG
- a CDS encoding type II secretion system F family protein has translation MPTYLARIRDSQGNLRTQKFVADSLRDARTNLRDKGFIVQDLKESQSLSSRFDLKKFQNSLVKVSVKDKAVFSRQFAALVNAGVAIVRGLAILGEQCNNPKLKQALIEIGGDVQTGVNLSDSMGKHPDCFDGLYVSMVQSGEIGGVLDEVLNRLAKLLEDMARLQNQIKSAMSYPLVVGFIATAIFVGMTVFLIPIFANIFKDIGIELPALTQFLMTCSEILRSYWSLVIIAGFMAASFTCKQYYKTPVGRETIDRLSLKVPLFGDLIQKSSVARFSRTFGALTRSGVPILTCLEIVRDTSGNQVIANAIDAARLDVQQGGMISAALKKDAVFPSMAIAMMSIGEETGQLDGMLMKVADFYEDEVEQAVKSLTSILEPLMIVVLGGMVGTILLAMYLPMFKVFEKLG, from the coding sequence ATGCCTACCTACCTTGCTCGTATTCGCGACTCTCAAGGAAATTTACGAACTCAGAAATTTGTCGCTGATTCCCTAAGGGATGCTCGGACTAATCTCAGAGATAAGGGCTTTATAGTTCAAGACCTGAAAGAATCTCAAAGTTTATCTTCCCGCTTTGATTTAAAAAAATTCCAGAATTCCTTAGTTAAGGTTTCTGTAAAAGACAAAGCTGTTTTTTCCCGTCAGTTTGCTGCTTTAGTGAATGCAGGTGTAGCAATTGTTAGAGGACTCGCAATACTTGGGGAACAGTGCAATAATCCCAAATTGAAACAAGCTCTTATTGAAATTGGCGGTGATGTGCAAACGGGAGTTAATCTTTCTGATTCTATGGGTAAGCATCCTGACTGTTTTGATGGTTTGTATGTGAGTATGGTTCAGTCCGGAGAAATAGGTGGTGTGCTAGATGAAGTATTAAATCGTCTAGCCAAACTATTAGAAGATATGGCTCGATTACAGAACCAAATTAAATCGGCTATGTCTTATCCATTAGTAGTGGGTTTTATCGCAACTGCTATCTTTGTAGGTATGACTGTGTTTCTAATTCCCATCTTTGCTAATATTTTCAAAGACATAGGTATTGAATTACCAGCACTAACACAATTTCTGATGACTTGTAGCGAAATATTACGAAGTTATTGGTCTTTAGTAATTATCGCTGGTTTTATGGCAGCTTCCTTTACCTGTAAGCAGTATTACAAAACTCCCGTAGGTAGAGAAACTATTGACCGCCTATCTTTAAAAGTACCTTTGTTTGGTGACTTGATCCAAAAATCTTCAGTTGCTCGATTTAGCCGCACCTTTGGGGCTTTAACTCGTTCAGGTGTACCAATTCTAACTTGCTTAGAAATTGTGCGGGATACATCAGGAAATCAAGTGATTGCTAATGCCATAGATGCAGCTAGGCTAGATGTTCAACAAGGTGGGATGATTAGTGCCGCTTTGAAAAAAGATGCAGTTTTTCCATCTATGGCTATTGCCATGATGAGTATTGGTGAAGAAACTGGTCAATTAGATGGAATGTTGATGAAGGTTGCTGATTTCTATGAAGATGAAGTAGAACAGGCAGTTAAATCATTAACAAGTATTTTAGAACCATTAATGATTGTGGTTCTTGGGGGGATGGTTGGTACAATTTTGCTGGCAATGTACTTACCCATGTTCAAGGTCTTTGAAAAACTGGGGTAA
- a CDS encoding type IV pilus twitching motility protein PilT: MEMIIEDLMEQLIDMGGSDLHLSAGLPPYFRVSGHLTPIGDHVLTADECQRLIFSMLNNTQRKTLEQTWELDCSYGVKGLARFRVNVYKERGAYAACLRALSSKIPNFEKLGLPNIVREMSEKPRGLILVTGPTGSGKTTTLAAMIDLINRTRAEHILTVEDPVEFIYEPIKSLVHQRQLGEDTKSFANALKAALREDPDIILVGEMRDLDTIALAISAAETGHLVFGTMHTSSAAQTVDRIIDVFPHEKQTQVRVQLSNSLVAVFSQTLVSKKNPKPGEYGRVMAQEIMVITPAISNLIREGKTAQIYSAIQTGGKLGMQTLEKVLADLYKAGTISFEATMSKTSKPDEVQRLIGSAPPQASAAKSGTAAKAH; encoded by the coding sequence ATGGAAATGATCATTGAAGACTTGATGGAACAGTTGATTGACATGGGTGGTTCCGATCTGCACTTATCCGCAGGTTTACCTCCCTACTTCCGCGTGAGTGGTCATCTGACTCCTATTGGTGATCATGTGCTGACTGCAGATGAATGCCAAAGATTAATTTTTAGTATGCTCAATAACACCCAGCGAAAAACCTTAGAACAAACCTGGGAATTAGATTGTTCCTATGGTGTCAAAGGATTAGCTCGTTTTCGGGTGAATGTCTACAAAGAACGTGGTGCTTATGCTGCTTGTTTGCGAGCATTGAGTTCTAAAATTCCTAACTTCGAAAAATTAGGTTTACCAAATATAGTTCGGGAAATGTCTGAAAAACCCAGAGGATTAATTCTGGTGACAGGCCCAACAGGTTCAGGTAAAACCACTACTCTAGCAGCAATGATTGACCTCATTAACCGCACTAGAGCAGAACATATTTTAACCGTTGAAGACCCTGTAGAATTTATTTATGAACCAATTAAAAGCCTAGTTCACCAACGTCAACTAGGGGAAGACACCAAGAGTTTTGCTAATGCCTTGAAAGCAGCTTTGCGGGAAGATCCAGATATCATTCTGGTAGGAGAAATGCGGGATTTGGACACAATTGCTTTGGCAATTTCTGCCGCAGAAACAGGTCACTTAGTCTTTGGTACAATGCACACCAGTTCTGCTGCCCAAACAGTTGACCGGATCATCGACGTTTTCCCGCATGAAAAACAAACCCAAGTACGGGTACAATTATCAAATTCTTTAGTAGCAGTATTTAGCCAAACTTTAGTATCTAAGAAAAATCCCAAACCAGGTGAATATGGTCGGGTGATGGCTCAAGAAATTATGGTAATCACTCCTGCTATTTCCAACTTAATTCGTGAAGGTAAAACAGCGCAAATTTATTCAGCCATTCAAACTGGTGGTAAATTGGGAATGCAAACTTTAGAGAAGGTTTTAGCTGATTTATATAAAGCTGGAACTATCTCTTTTGAAGCGACTATGTCTAAGACTTCTAAGCCTGATGAAGTTCAACGTCTCATTGGGTCAGCACCACCACAAGCATCAGCAGCAAAATCTGGTACTGCTGCTAAAGCTCATTAG
- a CDS encoding sulfurtransferase TusA family protein has translation MIISSLLTPDAQLDLRGTPCPINFVRTKLRLEQMPNGGLLEVWLDAGEPIEQVPDSLTMAGYHVEKITDCSGYFSLLVRRPVTVA, from the coding sequence ATGATTATATCTTCTCTATTAACTCCTGATGCTCAACTAGACTTGCGTGGTACTCCTTGTCCTATTAATTTTGTGCGGACAAAACTACGTCTGGAACAAATGCCAAATGGAGGTTTACTAGAAGTCTGGTTAGATGCAGGAGAACCTATTGAGCAAGTTCCTGATAGCTTGACTATGGCGGGTTATCACGTGGAAAAAATTACGGACTGTTCTGGTTATTTTTCTCTGTTAGTACGCCGTCCGGTAACTGTTGCATGA
- a CDS encoding transposase family protein → MFYWRKIPTFEVLGLHFGISKMEAKDTFHYWLKILRNVFPASLPILLG, encoded by the coding sequence TTGTTCTATTGGAGGAAAATACCAACATTTGAGGTTTTAGGTTTGCATTTCGGTATATCTAAAATGGAAGCAAAGGACACATTTCATTACTGGCTAAAGATATTACGAAATGTTTTCCCTGCTAGTCTCCCAATACTGCTCGGGTAA
- the dnaK gene encoding molecular chaperone DnaK, with the protein MGKVIGIDLGTTNSCVAVVEGGQPIVIANSEGGRTTPSIVGFGKSGDLLVGQLAKRQSITNAENTIYSIKRFIGRRWADTATERTRVPYNCVKGRDDTVDVQIRGRNYTPQEISAMILQKLKQEAENFLGEEVTQAVITVPAYFTDAQRQATKDAGKIAGLEVLRIINEPTAAALAFGLDKQDQEQLILVFDLGGGTFDVSILQLGDGVFEVKATGGNNQLGGDDFDNCIVLWMLEQFQKQEKIDISLDKMALQRLREAAEKAKIELSSMVNTSINLPFITADETGPKHLEMELSRSKFEELTVHLIAATIEPMSQALKDTDLKPKDIDRIILVGGSTRIPAVLNAVIKFYNGKTPDRSVNPDEAVGLGAAVQAGVLGGEVDTLLLLDVTPLSLGLETLGEVFTKIIERNTTIPTSKSQVFSTAVDGQNSVEIHVLQGERSMARDNKTLGKFLLAGLPPAPRGIPQIEVAFDIDVNGILKVSAQDKGTAREQSIRITNTGGLSQVDVERMRQQAEMYAEEDKKRKELIELKNQADNLLVSYTSTLNDNADLISEEIKDLASQKCDSLQAAMSDPNISAVALKPIFEEFQQALFVIGADLYKRTSKSVGSQSQSQELEEKEDLSDISLTLVEESSAVETSSIPQFNFDFDEDSTASADYEAID; encoded by the coding sequence ATGGGAAAAGTTATTGGGATAGACTTAGGCACTACTAACAGTTGCGTTGCTGTTGTAGAAGGTGGTCAACCGATAGTGATCGCCAATTCCGAAGGAGGACGCACCACTCCCAGTATTGTAGGATTTGGCAAGAGTGGCGATTTATTGGTTGGTCAGTTAGCCAAGCGCCAATCCATCACTAATGCCGAAAACACAATCTACAGTATCAAAAGATTTATCGGTCGTCGGTGGGCAGATACAGCCACAGAACGCACTCGTGTACCTTATAACTGTGTCAAAGGTCGAGACGATACCGTTGATGTGCAGATTCGCGGACGTAATTATACGCCTCAAGAAATATCTGCCATGATCCTACAAAAACTCAAACAAGAGGCGGAAAACTTTTTGGGTGAAGAAGTAACTCAGGCGGTAATTACCGTACCAGCATATTTTACAGATGCCCAAAGACAAGCAACCAAAGATGCTGGAAAAATTGCCGGATTAGAAGTTCTGAGAATCATCAACGAACCAACCGCCGCAGCTTTAGCCTTTGGTTTAGACAAACAAGACCAAGAACAACTAATTTTGGTATTCGACCTGGGAGGAGGTACTTTTGATGTCTCCATCCTCCAACTGGGAGATGGCGTATTTGAAGTTAAAGCCACTGGAGGTAACAATCAACTGGGTGGAGACGATTTTGATAATTGCATTGTTCTCTGGATGTTAGAGCAATTCCAGAAACAAGAAAAAATCGACATTTCCCTGGATAAAATGGCGCTACAACGTCTGCGCGAAGCAGCAGAAAAGGCGAAAATTGAACTTTCCAGCATGGTAAACACCTCAATTAACTTGCCTTTTATCACCGCTGATGAAACAGGACCAAAGCATCTGGAAATGGAACTGAGCCGTTCCAAATTTGAAGAACTCACAGTACATTTAATTGCAGCTACCATAGAACCGATGAGTCAAGCACTCAAAGACACAGACCTCAAACCAAAAGACATTGATCGGATTATTTTGGTTGGTGGCTCTACTCGCATTCCTGCGGTTCTTAATGCTGTGATCAAATTCTATAATGGTAAAACCCCTGATCGCTCTGTTAACCCTGATGAGGCTGTAGGACTCGGAGCTGCAGTTCAAGCTGGAGTCCTGGGTGGTGAAGTTGATACTTTGCTGCTCTTAGATGTAACTCCCCTATCTTTAGGACTGGAAACTCTAGGGGAAGTATTTACTAAAATCATTGAACGTAACACCACAATTCCCACGAGCAAATCCCAGGTCTTTTCTACCGCAGTTGATGGGCAGAATTCCGTAGAAATTCACGTTCTCCAGGGAGAACGGTCAATGGCACGAGATAATAAAACTCTTGGTAAGTTCCTTTTGGCAGGGCTTCCCCCTGCTCCTCGTGGCATACCACAAATTGAAGTGGCTTTTGACATTGATGTCAACGGCATCCTCAAAGTTTCTGCTCAAGACAAGGGTACAGCTAGGGAGCAGAGTATTCGCATCACCAATACAGGTGGTTTAAGCCAAGTCGATGTTGAACGGATGCGACAGCAAGCTGAAATGTATGCTGAAGAAGATAAGAAACGTAAAGAACTAATTGAGCTCAAAAATCAAGCAGATAACCTATTGGTCAGTTACACATCTACACTCAATGATAATGCCGATTTAATTAGTGAAGAAATTAAAGATTTGGCCAGTCAGAAATGTGACAGTCTCCAAGCAGCAATGAGTGATCCCAATATCTCCGCAGTTGCCTTGAAGCCGATATTTGAAGAATTCCAACAAGCTTTATTTGTTATTGGTGCAGATCTTTACAAACGCACCAGTAAGTCAGTAGGTTCCCAGTCGCAATCGCAAGAGCTAGAGGAGAAAGAAGACTTGTCTGATATTTCCTTAACTTTAGTCGAAGAAAGTTCAGCGGTTGAGACATCATCAATACCACAATTCAACTTTGATTTTGATGAGGATAGTACAGCTTCGGCTGATTATGAAGCAATAGATTAA
- a CDS encoding GspE/PulE family protein, producing MTYSSPQRTSTALTTKTQFSPFGNHLVQSGYVNTEQMKQALIESRKSGKKLIDVLELITGQQLSAEFIREHKKQHLFELKILYGVESVDPEVNQIGNLMVGQLIDSLIPVDVCRRHRLVPLWKREDQIPPYVLVAMVEPDNLDASDDLNRILRNKNLSLQRMVITQEDYQHLINKYLDELAIREKEKEQKRDTDINQDIKYLEDQDIEEFGEDKDADINASIKDAEDAPIIKLVNRILFKALQEKVSDIHIEPQEENLRIRFRKDGVLHEAFDPVPKKIIPAVTARFKIISNLDIAERRLPQDGRIRRLFEGRKVDFRVNTLPSRYGEKVVLRILDNSSTQLGLNKLITDPETLHIVQDIVSKPFGLILVTGPTGSGKTTSLYSALAEKNDPGINISTVEDPIEYSLPGITQVQVIREKGLDFSTALRAFLRQDPDVLLVGETRDKETAKTAIEAALTGHLVLTTLHTNDAPGAIARLGEMGIEPFMVSSSLIGVLAQRLVRRVCSQCRIPYTPTTEELARYGLSASKETSVTFYKANSLPPESIAEAKTKNEICGACNGIGYKGRCGVYEVMRVTENLQTLINQEAPTERIKEVAVEEGMKTLLAYSLDLVRQGSTTLEEVERVTFTDTGLEAELKAKRKSGLTCKTCDATLQPEWLDCPYCMTPRFQD from the coding sequence ATGACTTACTCGTCACCACAACGGACTAGCACCGCGTTAACTACAAAAACACAGTTTTCGCCCTTTGGCAACCACCTAGTGCAATCTGGCTATGTCAACACTGAACAGATGAAACAGGCACTAATAGAGAGCCGGAAATCTGGCAAGAAGCTGATAGATGTCCTAGAGTTAATTACTGGGCAACAACTATCAGCAGAGTTTATTCGGGAACACAAGAAACAACATCTATTTGAACTAAAAATATTATATGGCGTTGAATCAGTAGATCCAGAAGTCAATCAAATTGGCAATCTGATGGTTGGACAATTGATTGATAGTCTGATACCAGTCGATGTCTGTCGTCGTCATCGTTTGGTACCGCTATGGAAACGGGAAGACCAAATACCACCTTATGTTTTAGTGGCAATGGTGGAACCAGATAATCTGGATGCTTCTGATGACCTGAACCGAATCTTGCGTAACAAAAACTTATCCTTACAGCGGATGGTGATTACCCAAGAAGATTACCAGCATCTCATCAACAAATATTTAGATGAGTTGGCTATTCGGGAAAAGGAAAAAGAACAAAAAAGAGATACTGATATTAATCAGGATATAAAATATCTGGAAGATCAGGATATAGAAGAATTTGGTGAGGACAAGGATGCTGATATCAATGCATCAATTAAGGATGCTGAAGATGCACCCATTATCAAACTCGTCAACAGAATCCTGTTTAAAGCTTTGCAAGAAAAGGTTTCGGATATTCATATCGAACCACAAGAGGAAAACTTACGCATTCGCTTCCGTAAGGATGGGGTACTGCATGAGGCTTTTGACCCTGTACCTAAAAAAATCATTCCGGCGGTGACAGCCCGATTTAAAATCATTTCCAATCTTGACATCGCGGAAAGGCGTTTACCTCAAGATGGACGCATCCGTCGTTTATTTGAAGGACGGAAAGTTGACTTCCGGGTGAATACCTTACCCAGTCGCTATGGGGAAAAGGTGGTGTTACGGATTCTGGACAACTCTTCTACCCAACTAGGGTTGAATAAGTTAATTACTGATCCAGAGACTTTGCATATTGTCCAGGATATCGTCAGCAAGCCCTTTGGCTTGATTTTGGTAACTGGTCCGACTGGTTCTGGTAAAACGACTTCGTTGTATTCGGCATTGGCAGAAAAGAACGATCCAGGAATTAACATTAGTACGGTAGAAGACCCGATTGAATATAGTTTGCCAGGGATTACCCAAGTACAGGTAATTCGGGAAAAAGGGTTGGATTTTTCCACAGCATTGCGGGCGTTCTTGCGTCAAGATCCCGATGTGTTGCTTGTGGGTGAAACACGGGATAAAGAAACGGCAAAAACAGCGATTGAAGCGGCTTTAACAGGTCACTTAGTATTAACTACCTTACACACTAATGATGCGCCTGGTGCGATCGCACGTCTAGGAGAAATGGGAATTGAACCCTTCATGGTTTCCAGTTCCCTAATTGGTGTTTTGGCACAACGTTTAGTGCGTCGAGTTTGTTCACAATGTCGAATTCCCTACACTCCCACTACTGAAGAACTGGCTCGTTATGGTCTGTCAGCATCCAAAGAAACATCAGTAACTTTTTACAAGGCTAATTCCTTACCTCCAGAATCTATAGCAGAAGCTAAAACCAAAAATGAAATCTGTGGGGCTTGTAATGGCATTGGGTATAAAGGACGTTGTGGTGTTTATGAAGTTATGCGAGTCACAGAAAACCTCCAAACTCTCATCAACCAAGAAGCACCCACAGAACGCATTAAAGAAGTAGCTGTAGAAGAAGGTATGAAAACCTTGCTTGCTTACAGTCTAGATTTAGTGCGTCAAGGTTCTACAACTCTGGAGGAAGTAGAGCGCGTAACCTTTACTGATACAGGTTTGGAAGCTGAATTAAAAGCCAAACGTAAGAGTGGTCTAACTTGTAAAACTTGTGATGCCACATTACAACCAGAATGGCTCGATTGTCCCTACTGTATGACACCTCGTTTTCAAGATTAG
- the dnaJ gene encoding molecular chaperone DnaJ has protein sequence MARDYYEILGVSRDADKEEIKQAYRRQARKYHPDVNKEPGSEEQFKEINRAYEVLSEPETRERYNRFGEAGVSGAAAGAGFQDMGDMGGFADIFESIFSGFAGGMGSPTQQQRRRSGPVRGDDLRLDLKLDFREAVFGGEKEIRISHLETCEVCSGSGAKPGTRPRSCATCSGSGQVRRVTRTPFGSFTQVSTCPTCNGTGTVVEDKCDACDGKGANQVTKKLKITIPAGVDNGTRLRISQEGDAGQRGGPAGDLYVYLFVNEDEEFQRDGINVLSEIKISYLQAILGCRLEVNTVDGPVELIIPAGTQPNTVMKLENRGVPRLGNPVSRGDHMLTVLIDIPNKIAPEERQLLEQLAKIKGDRTGKGGIEGFLGSLFK, from the coding sequence ATGGCCCGCGACTATTATGAAATTCTGGGTGTCTCTCGTGACGCCGACAAAGAAGAAATTAAACAGGCTTATCGCCGCCAAGCCCGGAAGTATCACCCAGATGTGAACAAAGAACCGGGTTCTGAAGAACAATTTAAAGAAATCAATCGTGCTTATGAGGTTTTGTCTGAGCCAGAAACGCGCGAGCGTTATAACCGTTTTGGTGAAGCTGGTGTATCTGGTGCAGCAGCTGGCGCTGGCTTCCAAGATATGGGTGATATGGGCGGTTTTGCTGATATCTTTGAAAGCATTTTCAGTGGCTTTGCTGGGGGAATGGGTAGTCCAACCCAGCAGCAAAGACGACGCAGTGGACCTGTGCGCGGTGATGACTTACGGCTAGACCTGAAGTTAGATTTTCGGGAAGCGGTATTTGGTGGTGAAAAGGAAATTCGCATTTCTCATTTAGAAACTTGTGAAGTGTGTAGTGGTTCTGGTGCTAAACCAGGTACTCGTCCCCGTAGTTGTGCCACTTGTAGTGGTTCTGGCCAAGTCCGGCGTGTGACTAGAACGCCGTTTGGTAGTTTTACTCAAGTTTCTACTTGTCCTACTTGTAATGGCACAGGGACGGTAGTTGAGGATAAGTGTGATGCGTGTGATGGTAAAGGCGCAAATCAGGTCACGAAAAAGCTAAAAATTACTATTCCGGCTGGGGTAGATAATGGTACACGCTTACGAATCTCTCAAGAAGGTGATGCAGGTCAACGTGGTGGACCTGCTGGAGATTTGTATGTTTATTTGTTTGTGAATGAGGATGAGGAATTCCAGCGAGATGGAATTAATGTTCTCTCAGAAATCAAAATTAGTTACCTGCAAGCGATTTTAGGTTGTCGTTTGGAGGTGAATACTGTTGATGGTCCTGTGGAGTTGATTATTCCGGCGGGAACTCAGCCAAATACGGTGATGAAGTTGGAAAATCGTGGTGTACCCCGTTTGGGAAATCCTGTTAGTCGGGGCGACCATATGTTGACGGTGTTAATTGATATTCCCAATAAGATCGCGCCGGAGGAGAGACAACTGTTGGAGCAATTGGCTAAAATTAAGGGAGACAGAACTGGTAAAGGTGGTATAGAAGGATTTTTGGGAAGTTTATTTAAGTGA
- a CDS encoding WD40 repeat domain-containing protein translates to MNNQHQSNNLDFDNHGNSQTLNNILDDIKERNQFKGHQDWFWSVSFSPHGKTIATASFHKTVRFWPVRNLDR, encoded by the coding sequence ATGAATAATCAACACCAATCAAATAATTTAGATTTTGATAATCACGGTAATTCCCAAACATTAAATAATATCCTCGACGATATCAAAGAACGCAACCAATTTAAAGGGCATCAGGATTGGTTCTGGAGTGTGAGTTTCAGCCCCCACGGCAAAACCATCGCTACCGCATCATTTCACAAAACAGTGCGGTTTTGGCCTGTGCGGAATTTAGACCGATGA